One genomic window of Haloarchaeobius salinus includes the following:
- a CDS encoding DNA methyltransferase, producing MTDSEENDDLILSAYRADSSELFPRILDLHIEDGARIADVTHGTGVFWQDIDLESRGMELVTSDITPKTDDLSMIGDCCALPIQDNSLDCMILDPPYAEGYYRRNREHMAGNGSHKSFRDTYSGGRAYDGSGKYHQAVLQTYFEGGHEAKRVLKPDGTLIIKIMDEVSSNKQELAHIQVTNYYERELDFYTRDLFVQIRKEKPTVVGMNKQVHARKNHSYFLVYDMP from the coding sequence ATGACGGATAGCGAAGAGAACGATGATCTAATCCTCTCTGCTTACAGAGCCGATAGTAGCGAACTCTTCCCCCGTATTCTCGATCTACATATTGAGGACGGCGCGCGCATCGCGGATGTTACACACGGCACAGGTGTCTTCTGGCAAGACATTGACCTCGAAAGCCGTGGTATGGAGCTGGTCACGTCCGATATCACACCGAAGACGGACGACCTTTCCATGATTGGCGATTGCTGCGCACTCCCCATTCAAGACAATAGTCTCGATTGTATGATCCTTGACCCACCATACGCTGAAGGGTACTATCGAAGGAACCGGGAACACATGGCTGGGAATGGGTCTCACAAGTCGTTCCGCGACACATATTCGGGAGGTCGAGCGTATGACGGCAGTGGGAAATACCACCAAGCAGTTCTTCAAACCTACTTTGAGGGGGGGCATGAAGCAAAGCGGGTGCTGAAACCGGATGGAACGCTGATTATCAAAATAATGGACGAGGTCTCGTCGAATAAGCAGGAACTTGCGCACATTCAAGTAACAAACTACTACGAAAGAGAATTGGATTTCTACACTCGTGACCTATTCGTTCAGATTCGGAAAGAGAAACCAACTGTCGTTGGGATGAACAAGCAAGTCCACGCTCGGAAGAATCACTCCTATTTCCTGGTATACGATATGCCGTAA
- a CDS encoding winged helix-turn-helix domain-containing protein, whose translation MMDKIYDLRSPLIVMRMSRTNPSEALERLAWTLNYPRRDPISINELAEKTDLSWATTQKYVQLLETLGRIGPKITIDEDGVVPQQLGENLHDIRDQKDMQLIIYLYTHANIQGSPTEPLDVEKHSEVLEHYDEVIDELAEFGWIELTEETIQLTPEGVSIAAPAQSRIRDNDLDVTSSKGTTQATPASGAASKADILVADAWVDVSSSGSFESEQSEDSWDKDNDWNRQDTTSLAY comes from the coding sequence ATGATGGACAAGATTTATGACCTGCGCTCCCCTCTCATTGTAATGAGAATGAGTCGGACAAACCCCTCCGAAGCACTAGAACGTCTGGCCTGGACATTGAATTACCCCCGGAGGGACCCCATCTCTATCAACGAGCTCGCGGAAAAAACCGACCTTTCGTGGGCCACTACCCAGAAATACGTCCAATTGCTGGAAACCCTCGGGCGGATTGGTCCCAAAATCACAATTGACGAGGACGGGGTAGTCCCACAGCAGCTAGGGGAAAACTTGCATGACATCCGTGACCAGAAAGACATGCAACTCATCATCTACCTCTATACCCATGCAAATATCCAGGGGAGCCCCACAGAACCCTTGGACGTAGAGAAGCATTCAGAGGTCCTCGAACACTACGATGAGGTCATCGACGAATTGGCGGAGTTTGGATGGATCGAGCTCACCGAGGAGACGATCCAGTTAACGCCAGAGGGCGTGTCGATTGCGGCCCCCGCCCAATCACGAATACGAGACAATGACTTAGATGTCACATCCTCCAAAGGGACGACACAGGCAACCCCAGCATCTGGTGCAGCCAGCAAAGCCGACATCCTCGTCGCAGATGCCTGGGTAGATGTCAGTAGCTCTGGCTCGTTCGAGAGTGAACAATCGGAGGACAGCTGGGACAAAGACAACGACTGGAATCGACAAGACACGACGAGTCTGGCCTACTAA